The proteins below are encoded in one region of Pseudonocardia sp. DSM 110487:
- a CDS encoding Rieske 2Fe-2S domain-containing protein encodes MLKQADNERVTRSGPGTPLGRLMRAYWQPAALVSEMPADRPVKAVRLLGEDLVLFRREGGWGLVGRFCAHRGVDLSFGRLEDGGLRCLYHGWLYGPDGRCLEQPAEPEHSTFASRVRIPSYPCEERNGIVFAYLGEGDPPPFPDYDCFTAPDAYTFAFKGLWECNWLQGVEGGIDPSHVSFLHRFVGEDPREVYGRQFSEVVEGTDKKLSELVAENYRPDIEVEEDAHGLRVYAVRRLTERLKHVRVTNLVFPNAFVVPFGNDRVFCQWHVPIDDENHYWYMIFYDFAAETDKETLLAQRLSEVSLPDYRPLRNRDNDWGFDPIEQRDLTYTGMGLDINVHDQWAVESMGRVQDRTVERLGVSDRAITANRRMLLRAIDAFEAGRPTPGLPIDAPSARALTGPLAVDTIAPAEGWEQAWRDRERERRLRSPWAAGA; translated from the coding sequence ATGCTGAAGCAGGCGGACAACGAGCGCGTCACGCGGTCCGGGCCCGGAACGCCGCTCGGCCGCCTGATGCGCGCCTACTGGCAGCCCGCGGCGCTCGTGTCCGAGATGCCCGCGGACCGTCCGGTGAAGGCGGTGCGGCTGCTGGGCGAGGACCTCGTGCTCTTCCGGCGCGAGGGCGGCTGGGGCCTGGTGGGCCGGTTCTGCGCCCACCGGGGCGTCGACCTGTCCTTCGGCCGGCTGGAGGACGGCGGCCTGCGGTGCCTCTACCACGGCTGGCTCTACGGCCCGGACGGTCGCTGCCTGGAGCAGCCGGCCGAGCCGGAGCACTCGACGTTCGCCTCCAGGGTGCGGATCCCGAGTTACCCCTGCGAGGAGCGCAACGGGATCGTCTTCGCCTACCTCGGTGAGGGCGATCCGCCCCCGTTCCCGGACTACGACTGCTTCACCGCGCCCGACGCGTACACGTTCGCGTTCAAGGGGCTCTGGGAGTGCAACTGGCTGCAGGGCGTCGAGGGCGGGATCGACCCGAGCCACGTGTCGTTCCTGCACCGGTTCGTCGGCGAGGACCCGCGCGAGGTCTACGGCCGGCAGTTCAGCGAGGTCGTCGAGGGCACCGACAAGAAGCTCTCGGAGCTGGTGGCCGAGAACTACCGGCCCGACATCGAGGTGGAGGAGGACGCGCACGGGCTGCGGGTCTACGCGGTGCGGCGGCTCACCGAGCGGCTCAAGCACGTCCGCGTGACGAACCTGGTGTTCCCCAACGCCTTCGTCGTGCCGTTCGGCAACGACCGGGTCTTCTGCCAGTGGCACGTGCCGATCGACGACGAGAACCACTACTGGTACATGATCTTCTACGACTTCGCGGCGGAGACGGACAAGGAGACGCTGCTCGCCCAGCGGCTCTCCGAGGTCTCGCTGCCCGACTACCGGCCGCTGCGCAACCGCGACAACGACTGGGGTTTCGACCCCATTGAGCAGCGCGATCTGACCTACACGGGCATGGGGCTGGACATCAACGTCCATGACCAGTGGGCCGTCGAGAGCATGGGCCGGGTCCAGGACCGCACGGTGGAACGGCTCGGCGTCTCCGACCGGGCCATCACCGCCAACCGGCGCATGCTCCTGCGCGCGATCGACGCGTTCGAGGCCGGGCGCCCGACCCCCGGCCTGCCGATCGACGCCCCGTCGGCCCGCGCCCTCACCGGGCCACTCGCCGTCGACACGATCGCTCCCGCAGAGGGCTGGGAACAGGCATGGCGTGACCGAGAACGGGAACGCAGGCTCCGATCGCCATGGGCCGCCGGTGCGTAG
- a CDS encoding glutamine synthetase family protein: MDERPVSEAGGGSAVRPMLATDREGFVARHELWDDAKHAAAAQLRRVVDELGVERVRIGFADQHGVVHGKTVTREALPAALRSGITAPSSLLLKDTAGRTVAPVFSADPGLGVEGFAGIGDVVLVPDPTTFRVLPWSRDTGWLLSDVHFPDGRPVPFCTRSLLRGELGRLAATGLELTVGVELEFHVFGEPGPDGVPVPLSTGGQLLHEEGLDRHDELVRTLHRGLTDLDLPVRTLELEFGPSQFEITMAARAAHLAADDVVLARAAIRQLCLRSGLRATFMSRPAGSASASTGWHLHQSLRDGTGRAVMDAPGELLSSTGRHWLGGLLRHAAAGAVFCTPTVNGYKRYLPHSLAPDRVGWGIDNRAAMIRVLPARDEGGARLENRAGEPAANPYLYIAAQVAAGRDGVANAVDPGEPLDAPYTAPVAALPRSLGEALDALAADPVFERAWGSEVVAWFTAIKRAEFDRYLAHVSDWEQREYFGLL; this comes from the coding sequence GTGGACGAGCGCCCGGTCTCCGAGGCGGGCGGCGGGAGCGCCGTGCGCCCGATGCTCGCGACCGACCGGGAGGGCTTCGTGGCCCGCCACGAGCTCTGGGACGACGCCAAGCACGCCGCGGCCGCCCAGCTGCGGCGGGTGGTCGACGAGCTGGGCGTCGAGCGGGTGCGCATCGGGTTCGCCGACCAGCACGGGGTGGTGCACGGCAAGACCGTCACGCGCGAGGCGCTGCCGGCGGCCCTGCGCTCGGGCATCACCGCGCCGTCGTCGCTGCTGCTCAAGGACACCGCGGGCCGCACCGTCGCGCCGGTCTTCAGCGCCGACCCCGGCCTCGGGGTCGAGGGCTTCGCCGGGATCGGCGACGTCGTACTGGTGCCGGACCCGACGACCTTCCGGGTGCTGCCATGGTCGCGCGACACCGGGTGGCTGCTGTCGGACGTGCACTTCCCCGACGGCAGGCCGGTGCCGTTCTGCACGCGTAGCCTGCTGCGCGGCGAGCTGGGGCGGCTCGCGGCAACCGGGCTCGAGCTGACCGTCGGCGTGGAGCTGGAGTTCCACGTCTTCGGCGAGCCCGGCCCCGACGGCGTTCCGGTGCCGCTCAGTACGGGAGGGCAGCTCCTGCACGAGGAGGGCCTCGACCGCCACGACGAGCTCGTCCGCACCCTGCACCGCGGGCTCACCGACCTCGACCTGCCCGTCCGCACGCTGGAACTGGAGTTCGGGCCGAGCCAGTTCGAGATCACCATGGCGGCCCGCGCCGCGCACCTTGCCGCGGACGACGTCGTGCTCGCGCGCGCCGCGATCCGGCAGCTGTGCCTGCGCTCCGGGCTGCGGGCCACCTTCATGTCCCGGCCGGCGGGCAGCGCATCGGCGAGCACCGGGTGGCACCTGCACCAGTCGTTGCGGGACGGCACCGGGCGAGCCGTGATGGACGCGCCAGGGGAGCTGCTCTCGTCGACCGGCCGGCACTGGCTCGGCGGCCTGTTGCGGCACGCGGCCGCGGGAGCGGTGTTCTGCACGCCGACGGTCAACGGTTACAAGCGGTACCTGCCCCACTCCCTCGCGCCGGATCGGGTCGGGTGGGGCATCGACAACCGGGCCGCCATGATCCGAGTCCTCCCCGCCCGGGACGAGGGCGGAGCGCGGCTGGAGAACCGCGCCGGGGAGCCCGCCGCGAACCCGTACCTCTACATCGCGGCCCAGGTGGCCGCCGGGCGGGACGGCGTCGCGAACGCCGTCGACCCCGGAGAACCCCTCGATGCGCCCTACACGGCTCCGGTGGCGGCGCTGCCCCGCTCGCTCGGCGAGGCCCTCGACGCCCTGGCCGCCGACCCCGTGTTCGAGCGGGCATGGGGGAGCGAGGTCGTCGCCTGGTTCACCGCCATCAAGCGGGCCGAGTTCGACCGCTACCTCGCCCACGTCTCCGACTGGGAGCAGCGCGAATACTTCGGCCTTCTATGA
- a CDS encoding aldo/keto reductase: MPYIAAEQRYEHDIYRRAGRSGLVLPRISLGLWHNFGEDKPREVQKAILFRAFDRGVTHVDLANNYGPPYGAAELTFGEILRHDLMRYRDELIISTKAGYDMWPGPYGDGGSRKYLTASLDQSLRRMGLDYVDVFYSHRRDPDTPLEETMGALASAVRAGKALYAGISSYSPADTARAAAILRDLGTPLTLHQPRYSMLDRRIEEGEPSLLDVLDAEAVGAVVFSPLEQGVLTDRYLDGIPADSRAAGGRYLTASSITEERIATVRRIAPIAAERGQSIAQLALAWVLRHDAVTSAIIGASSVAQLDANLDTLENLDISPAELDAIEKALVGRDE, encoded by the coding sequence ATGCCCTACATCGCGGCCGAGCAGCGTTACGAGCACGACATCTACCGGCGCGCCGGCCGGTCCGGCCTCGTCCTGCCCCGCATCTCGCTGGGCCTCTGGCACAACTTCGGCGAGGACAAGCCGCGCGAGGTGCAGAAGGCGATCCTCTTCCGAGCGTTCGACCGAGGCGTCACCCACGTCGATCTCGCCAACAACTACGGCCCGCCCTACGGCGCAGCCGAGCTCACCTTCGGCGAGATCCTGCGCCACGACCTCATGCGCTACCGCGACGAGCTGATCATCTCTACGAAAGCCGGCTACGACATGTGGCCCGGCCCCTACGGCGACGGCGGCTCGCGCAAGTACCTCACCGCGAGCCTCGACCAGTCGTTGCGACGCATGGGACTCGACTACGTCGACGTCTTCTACAGCCACCGCCGCGACCCGGACACTCCCCTCGAGGAGACGATGGGCGCGCTCGCGAGCGCCGTGCGGGCCGGCAAGGCGCTCTACGCCGGGATCTCCTCCTACTCGCCGGCGGACACCGCCCGCGCCGCCGCGATCCTGCGCGACCTGGGCACGCCCCTCACGCTGCACCAGCCGCGCTACTCGATGCTCGACCGCCGCATCGAGGAGGGCGAGCCGTCGCTGCTGGACGTCCTCGACGCCGAGGCCGTGGGCGCGGTCGTCTTCTCCCCGCTCGAACAGGGCGTGCTCACCGACCGCTACCTCGACGGCATCCCGGCCGACTCCCGCGCGGCGGGCGGCCGCTACCTCACGGCGTCGTCCATCACCGAGGAGCGGATCGCGACCGTCCGGCGGATCGCTCCGATCGCCGCGGAGCGCGGCCAGAGCATCGCGCAGCTCGCGCTGGCGTGGGTGCTGCGGCACGACGCCGTGACCTCGGCGATCATCGGGGCGTCGTCGGTCGCCCAGCTCGACGCGAACCTCGACACCCTCGAGAACCTGGACATCTCCCCCGCCGAGCTGGACGCCATCGAGAAGGCACTGGTCGGGCGCGACGAATAG